In Bacteroidota bacterium, one DNA window encodes the following:
- a CDS encoding acyl-CoA dehydrogenase family protein: protein MFSPDELRWQQIARDFAQNEVAPIAREMDERGEMPMSLVARMADLGLLGATIGREHGGSGMSALALAMIYEELGRACSSTRGFMTVHSSLVMQCVNQWGSDAHKREYLPKLASGALIGCYCLTEPEAGSDAAGIRTMATPVDGGYSLNGEKIWITNGGIATFAIVFAKLPALDGEKPHGAITAFIVDPTSKGFHREPMPGKELGHRASDHAHITFTDCFVPATNVLGTERTGFKVAMSALDHGRLGVAAGALGVHQACLDASVAFVRQRKQFGSRLGDFEMIQANIADMKVSLDASRALVYQAATKKDRGESVSLETSVAKLHATEAALNAASDAVLIHGGRGYSNEYPVERYYRDIKGLQIYEGTSHIQRIVIARHVIGKP, encoded by the coding sequence GTGTTTTCTCCGGACGAACTTCGCTGGCAGCAGATCGCGCGTGACTTCGCGCAGAACGAGGTCGCACCCATCGCCCGTGAGATGGACGAACGCGGCGAGATGCCCATGTCGCTCGTCGCTCGAATGGCCGATCTTGGTCTTCTTGGCGCTACGATCGGCCGTGAACACGGCGGCAGCGGCATGAGCGCACTGGCGCTCGCCATGATCTACGAAGAGCTTGGGCGTGCCTGTTCGAGCACACGCGGCTTCATGACCGTGCACTCGTCGCTCGTAATGCAGTGCGTGAACCAATGGGGCAGCGACGCGCACAAACGCGAATATCTGCCGAAGCTTGCATCGGGCGCGCTCATCGGCTGTTATTGCCTCACCGAGCCGGAAGCAGGCAGCGACGCGGCAGGCATCCGCACGATGGCAACGCCTGTCGACGGCGGATACTCACTTAACGGTGAAAAGATCTGGATCACCAACGGTGGCATCGCAACATTCGCTATTGTCTTCGCAAAACTTCCGGCGCTCGACGGTGAGAAACCACACGGCGCAATCACTGCATTCATCGTCGATCCAACGTCAAAGGGTTTTCATCGTGAACCCATGCCCGGGAAAGAGCTTGGCCACCGTGCAAGCGATCACGCGCACATCACTTTTACCGATTGCTTCGTCCCTGCAACGAACGTGCTCGGCACCGAGCGTACCGGTTTCAAAGTTGCGATGAGCGCGCTCGATCACGGACGTCTCGGCGTTGCCGCGGGCGCGCTCGGCGTGCATCAGGCGTGTCTCGATGCAAGCGTAGCCTTTGTCCGTCAGCGCAAGCAGTTCGGCTCGCGCCTTGGCGACTTCGAAATGATCCAGGCGAACATCGCGGACATGAAAGTCTCGCTCGACGCATCGCGCGCACTCGTCTATCAAGCAGCAACGAAAAAGGACCGCGGCGAATCGGTCTCACTCGAGACCTCCGTCGCAAAGTTACACGCAACGGAAGCCGCGCTGAACGCCGCGAGCGATGCCGTGCTCATTCACGGCGGACGCGGCTACTCGAACGAGTATCCGGTCGAACGGTACTACCGCGACATAAAGGGCCTGCAGATCTACGAAGGCACCTCGCACATCCAACGCATCGTCATCGCTCGTCACGTGATCGGCAAACCCTAA
- a CDS encoding anhydro-N-acetylmuramic acid kinase produces MTVETNPRDLFIGIMSGTSLDGIDVVIARFDGGVECISHHATDFAPEFRSLLYECATARRIDIDTLVRAHFVLARVYAEGVQAALAAAHLSSTDIRAIGAHGQTIRHLPIPMAVTADTPSVGATFQLGSGAALAALSGIDVVSDFRSADVALGGQGAPLVPMFDTVFLQDDHRDRVALNIGGIANVTILPARSSGKEIVAFDSGPGNMIIDELMRRFFDKPYDEDGKVAASGTLNEELLTRMMLDDYFAAPAPKSTGRELFGGKFLAQFTNAVENVKISAVDAVTTATELTARSTAFALTGCQADIYVSGGGAKNLFLLKRLRVLIPGCTVTTSADLGILPEAKEGVAFAFFAKAFLDEIPIHLPKTTGASRTQILGSLARGNAFFGSR; encoded by the coding sequence ATGACCGTCGAAACCAACCCACGCGATCTGTTTATCGGCATCATGTCGGGCACAAGTCTCGACGGTATCGACGTCGTGATTGCCCGATTCGATGGCGGTGTCGAATGCATCTCGCATCACGCAACCGATTTCGCTCCGGAATTTCGCAGCCTGCTCTATGAGTGTGCTACCGCGCGACGAATCGATATCGATACACTCGTTCGCGCACACTTCGTCCTTGCGCGAGTATATGCCGAAGGAGTACAGGCTGCACTGGCGGCGGCACATCTCTCTTCAACAGATATTCGAGCGATAGGCGCACACGGACAAACTATCCGCCACCTGCCAATCCCAATGGCCGTAACTGCAGACACACCATCGGTCGGCGCAACCTTCCAGCTCGGCTCCGGAGCGGCCCTCGCCGCACTCAGTGGCATCGATGTCGTCAGCGATTTTCGAAGTGCAGACGTCGCGCTCGGCGGACAAGGGGCACCACTCGTTCCGATGTTCGACACAGTGTTCCTGCAAGATGATCATCGCGATCGTGTTGCGCTCAATATCGGCGGCATTGCGAACGTCACGATCCTCCCCGCCCGATCAAGCGGCAAAGAGATTGTCGCGTTCGACAGCGGCCCGGGCAATATGATTATCGACGAACTCATGCGCCGTTTCTTCGATAAGCCGTACGACGAAGACGGGAAAGTTGCCGCGAGCGGAACACTCAACGAAGAACTGCTCACGCGAATGATGCTCGACGATTACTTTGCTGCGCCTGCACCGAAATCGACGGGGCGCGAACTCTTCGGCGGGAAATTTCTGGCGCAATTTACCAATGCAGTTGAGAACGTCAAGATTTCAGCCGTCGATGCTGTCACGACAGCGACCGAATTAACGGCTCGCTCGACGGCATTTGCACTGACCGGCTGCCAGGCCGACATCTATGTAAGCGGCGGCGGCGCAAAGAATCTCTTCCTGCTCAAGCGCCTGCGTGTGCTGATCCCGGGCTGCACAGTCACCACCTCCGCCGACCTTGGCATTCTGCCCGAAGCGAAAGAGGGTGTCGCATTCGCATTTTTCGCGAAAGCATTTCTCGACGAAATCCCGATCCATCTCCCTAAAACCACTGGTGCGTCACGCACACAAATTCTCGGTTCGCTCGCACGCGGCAATGCTTTTTTCGGCAGTAGATAA
- the dnaA gene encoding chromosomal replication initiator protein DnaA, protein MPPASGGAISEIVLTPGVAAGDELRSAAIAVWSRCTEKIRAQVSPQSYTTWFEPLSARSLEGTRLELMAPSGFIAEWVLQHYEPLLVTVLTEFLGQSAEVRIDHSAEVEGVETALAPVAVVQAAPAVQPVEPLNRFDAPLQPLRENKPSGVSATVTAPKPPLVSNVNPNYTFDSFIRGESNKLAYAAAVAVANNPGGTKYNPLVMYGNVGLGKTHLIHAVGNAALEKFPGVRVYYTSSERFTKEFVEAIQSDRINDFNTFYRSIDLLIIDDVQFFAGKERTQDSFFHTFNELRENGKQIILTCDRPPKELRDIDDRLLNRLQWGLTTDIQPPDLEMRIAILRHKAVRDGFDISEEVLEYIASNVTTNIRELEGCLISLEAAISLEGKEGTVELARDVLRKVARRSAPILSVETIQKYTAKFFNIEEALLRDKTRKQEVVQARQVAMYLCKELTASTLNTIGLHFGGRDHSTVIHAQQTVLDDMRNDPLFANRVGELKRQLEMLQ, encoded by the coding sequence ATGCCCCCAGCCAGTGGTGGAGCCATATCGGAGATAGTGCTGACCCCCGGGGTCGCAGCCGGCGACGAGCTTCGTTCGGCCGCGATCGCCGTATGGTCGCGCTGTACCGAAAAGATCCGCGCACAGGTATCGCCGCAAAGCTATACGACCTGGTTCGAGCCGCTTTCGGCTCGTTCGCTCGAGGGGACCCGTCTTGAACTCATGGCCCCGAGCGGCTTTATCGCCGAATGGGTGTTGCAGCATTACGAACCGCTGCTCGTAACCGTCCTGACCGAATTCCTCGGTCAATCGGCTGAGGTCAGGATCGACCATAGCGCCGAAGTCGAAGGCGTCGAGACTGCCCTCGCACCCGTCGCTGTCGTTCAGGCCGCTCCTGCTGTACAGCCCGTGGAGCCCCTCAACCGCTTCGACGCTCCGTTACAGCCGTTGCGCGAGAACAAGCCCTCGGGTGTATCCGCGACCGTCACAGCCCCGAAGCCGCCTCTGGTCTCGAACGTCAATCCGAACTACACGTTCGATTCGTTTATTCGAGGCGAATCCAACAAGCTTGCCTACGCTGCGGCCGTCGCCGTTGCGAACAATCCGGGCGGTACGAAGTACAACCCGCTCGTGATGTACGGCAATGTGGGTCTTGGCAAAACGCACTTGATCCATGCCGTCGGCAACGCCGCGCTCGAAAAATTTCCGGGTGTGCGCGTGTATTACACGTCGAGCGAACGCTTCACCAAGGAGTTTGTCGAAGCGATCCAGTCCGACCGCATCAACGATTTCAATACGTTCTATCGCTCGATCGATCTCTTGATCATCGACGACGTGCAGTTCTTCGCCGGCAAAGAGCGCACGCAGGACAGCTTCTTCCACACGTTCAACGAACTGCGCGAGAACGGTAAGCAGATCATCCTGACCTGCGACCGTCCGCCGAAAGAACTGCGCGACATCGACGATCGTCTGCTGAACCGACTACAATGGGGGCTGACGACCGACATCCAGCCGCCGGATCTCGAGATGCGCATCGCCATCTTGCGTCACAAAGCGGTTCGCGACGGCTTTGACATCTCGGAAGAAGTGCTCGAGTACATCGCATCGAACGTCACGACGAACATCCGCGAACTCGAAGGCTGCTTGATCTCGCTCGAAGCCGCGATCTCGCTCGAAGGTAAAGAAGGCACGGTCGAACTTGCCCGCGATGTGCTGCGCAAAGTAGCGCGCCGCTCGGCGCCGATCTTGTCGGTCGAGACGATCCAGAAGTACACCGCGAAGTTCTTCAATATCGAAGAAGCACTATTGCGCGACAAGACACGCAAGCAGGAAGTCGTGCAAGCGCGTCAGGTGGCGATGTATCTCTGCAAAGAACTCACTGCAAGTACACTCAATACGATCGGCTTGCATTTCGGTGGCCGTGATCACTCGACGGTGATTCACGCACAGCAAACGGTATTGGATGATATGCGCAACGACCCACTCTTCGCTAATCGCGTCGGCGAGCTCAAGCGCCAGCTCGAAATGCTGCAATAG
- a CDS encoding RNA polymerase subunit sigma produces MHSTDLIPHLFRSEYSKIVSVLCKRFGLEFREAAEDIASETFLTAAQTWALGGIPDEPVAWLYAVAKNKAANALKRERLFATHIAPELRHGADDTYELDLSEQNIVDSQLQMMFAVCDPSIPVEAQIGLSLRILCGFSIDEIASAFLSNKETINKRLFRAKEKLREAKVELEFPSPEELDARLGTVLRTIYLLFNEGYYSQHSDAVVRKDLCIEAMRLCMMLIEYPATDTPQANALMALMCFHTSRFDARIGAEGELILYGDQDDSLWNEALISKGAYFMSCAARGDTISKYHLEASIAYWSTCKEDTPEKWENVLGLYDRLLALEHSPIVALNRTYAVSKVHGTQMAIEEAQRLALMNNRFYHALLGELYAGIDNQQATFHFDRALQIARGESERALLRSRIERLS; encoded by the coding sequence ATGCACAGCACCGACCTCATCCCTCATCTCTTCCGTAGCGAGTACAGCAAGATCGTCTCGGTCTTGTGTAAGCGCTTTGGTCTCGAGTTTCGCGAAGCGGCCGAAGACATTGCGAGCGAGACATTCCTGACGGCTGCACAAACGTGGGCGCTCGGCGGGATTCCGGATGAACCTGTGGCATGGCTCTATGCGGTCGCGAAGAACAAAGCGGCGAATGCGCTCAAGCGAGAACGACTCTTTGCGACACACATTGCGCCCGAGCTTCGCCACGGTGCGGATGATACGTACGAACTCGATCTGAGTGAACAGAATATCGTCGATAGCCAGTTGCAGATGATGTTCGCGGTTTGCGATCCGTCGATCCCCGTTGAGGCACAGATCGGACTTTCCTTACGCATCCTCTGCGGCTTTAGCATCGATGAGATCGCTTCGGCATTCTTATCAAACAAGGAGACGATCAACAAACGGCTCTTCCGTGCGAAGGAGAAGTTGCGCGAAGCAAAGGTCGAACTCGAATTTCCATCGCCCGAAGAACTTGATGCGCGGCTCGGCACCGTCCTGCGGACGATCTATCTACTGTTCAACGAAGGATATTATTCGCAGCATTCGGATGCGGTCGTCCGCAAGGATCTGTGCATCGAGGCAATGCGATTGTGCATGATGCTCATCGAATATCCGGCAACAGACACGCCGCAGGCGAATGCCTTAATGGCGCTCATGTGCTTTCATACGTCTCGCTTCGATGCACGCATTGGCGCGGAGGGCGAGTTGATTCTGTATGGTGATCAAGATGATTCGCTATGGAACGAGGCTCTCATCAGCAAAGGCGCCTATTTCATGAGCTGCGCTGCTCGCGGTGATACGATCTCGAAGTATCACCTCGAAGCGTCGATCGCGTACTGGAGTACCTGCAAAGAAGACACACCGGAGAAGTGGGAGAACGTCCTCGGACTCTACGACCGGCTCCTCGCACTTGAGCATTCGCCAATCGTCGCACTCAACCGTACCTATGCGGTTTCAAAAGTACATGGGACGCAAATGGCGATCGAGGAAGCGCAACGGCTGGCATTAATGAACAACCGCTTCTACCATGCACTGCTCGGCGAACTCTATGCTGGCATCGACAACCAACAAGCTACCTTTCATTTCGACAGGGCATTGCAAATCGCTCGTGGAGAATCGGAACGAGCACTTCTTCGTAGCCGGATCGAGCGCCTATCCTAA
- a CDS encoding transcription initiation protein has translation MNEYMLIFRHQDGLKVASPEQLQMWMKQTRDWMDRVAATGQLVGGNGLAFDDAKVVWHKGVVTDGPFGEIKETLGGYVIVKAVSSAEAAEIAKDLPVLQGDGNSIEVRRIAHGGGAK, from the coding sequence ATGAACGAATACATGTTGATCTTCCGTCATCAGGACGGTCTCAAGGTTGCTTCGCCCGAGCAGCTTCAAATGTGGATGAAGCAGACGCGCGATTGGATGGATCGCGTGGCAGCAACGGGCCAGCTTGTCGGTGGCAACGGACTTGCGTTCGACGATGCAAAAGTCGTCTGGCACAAAGGTGTCGTGACCGACGGTCCGTTCGGCGAGATCAAAGAGACGCTCGGCGGCTACGTCATCGTCAAAGCCGTATCTTCCGCCGAGGCCGCAGAAATTGCGAAAGACTTACCGGTGCTGCAAGGAGATGGCAATAGCATCGAAGTGCGGCGCATCGCGCACGGCGGCGGAGCAAAGTAA
- a CDS encoding M42 family peptidase, producing the protein MTQSQEQFLQTLIETPGVSNYEENVQALWRDAVRPYSDSIEVVGHGNNIATLKGTDDISVLIVGHADEIGLVIRYITSDGFLYVSRVGGVDPAILPSHRIRIFSSKTGGIVNGVVGRTAPHHMKDGAGDKKITYTDVWIDIGAKNKEEAEKYVAIGDVAIYGEGYNRLIDTRATARCFDNRIGIYIVAEVMKNLHARRKELKATVYGVSSIQEETGVWGAGQAGYHLNPTLAVALDVTPATDSPGISKELWGQVDVSKGAVISRGIRNNRKISDLMIKVATDKKIPYQIEVDNGYTSTDADPISQARSGIPINVLSPATRYLHSSVEVLDLDDIDHCVNLLTEFILSLKGGMDFRP; encoded by the coding sequence ATGACCCAATCCCAAGAGCAATTCTTGCAGACGCTGATCGAGACGCCGGGCGTTTCGAACTATGAAGAGAACGTTCAGGCCCTCTGGCGCGACGCCGTCCGACCGTATTCCGATTCGATCGAGGTCGTCGGGCACGGTAACAATATCGCCACGCTCAAAGGGACCGACGATATCTCGGTGCTCATCGTGGGTCATGCCGACGAGATCGGCCTGGTCATCCGCTACATCACGAGCGACGGGTTTTTGTACGTCTCGCGCGTCGGTGGCGTCGATCCGGCGATCCTGCCCTCGCATCGAATCCGTATTTTTTCGTCGAAGACAGGCGGCATCGTCAACGGCGTTGTCGGCCGCACGGCACCGCATCACATGAAGGACGGCGCAGGCGATAAGAAGATCACCTATACCGACGTCTGGATTGACATCGGCGCGAAGAACAAAGAAGAAGCAGAGAAGTATGTTGCCATCGGCGACGTCGCGATCTACGGAGAAGGCTACAACCGACTGATCGACACGCGTGCGACCGCACGCTGCTTCGACAACCGGATCGGCATCTATATCGTCGCCGAAGTGATGAAGAACTTGCACGCACGACGCAAGGAGCTCAAGGCGACCGTGTACGGCGTCAGCTCGATCCAGGAAGAGACGGGTGTGTGGGGCGCCGGTCAAGCTGGGTATCATCTCAACCCGACGCTTGCCGTCGCGCTCGACGTGACGCCGGCGACCGATTCGCCAGGCATTTCGAAAGAGTTGTGGGGACAGGTTGACGTCTCGAAGGGCGCTGTCATCTCGCGCGGCATTCGCAACAACCGCAAGATCAGCGACCTGATGATCAAAGTCGCCACCGACAAGAAGATCCCCTATCAGATCGAAGTGGATAACGGTTACACCTCCACCGATGCCGACCCGATCAGCCAGGCACGCTCGGGCATTCCGATCAATGTGCTCAGCCCGGCGACGCGCTACCTGCATTCGTCGGTCGAAGTACTCGACCTCGATGATATCGATCACTGCGTGAATCTGCTGACCGAGTTCATCCTGAGCCTCAAGGGCGGCATGGATTTCAGACCGTAA
- a CDS encoding DUF2059 domain-containing protein: protein MNRSIVFILVLSAIGARLVAQPAAPGMVPGRSLELTATKQSYKDSAEFAKVFKEIFPIVGPKKTVQEDAKEYLARMSRSFTVQGIDSVKADSVALIGLDADAYRKIYFTAYRSNLTAIELKKYLDFVKTPEGKKVLSVLPQLERLAQQSNSYIAQLINTNVSPLRQEAFERMRKERPPTQRNKVPSPIGVPGTPGVPPGGMTPPEPPSPPIAPQPKQ, encoded by the coding sequence ATGAACCGTAGTATAGTATTCATCCTCGTTCTTTCTGCGATCGGCGCACGTCTGGTCGCACAGCCCGCAGCCCCGGGAATGGTCCCCGGTCGGTCGTTGGAGCTCACTGCAACGAAGCAATCGTATAAAGACAGTGCTGAGTTTGCAAAGGTCTTTAAAGAGATCTTCCCCATCGTCGGACCGAAAAAGACGGTACAGGAAGATGCGAAAGAGTATCTCGCTCGCATGTCGCGTTCGTTCACCGTGCAAGGCATCGATAGTGTCAAAGCCGACAGTGTTGCATTGATTGGCCTGGATGCAGATGCATACCGAAAGATTTATTTCACTGCGTACCGCAGTAATCTCACTGCGATCGAATTAAAGAAATATCTTGACTTCGTCAAGACGCCGGAAGGCAAAAAGGTACTTTCCGTACTGCCGCAGCTCGAGCGGCTGGCGCAACAATCGAACTCGTATATCGCGCAACTGATCAACACGAATGTTTCACCACTGCGGCAAGAGGCATTCGAACGGATGCGTAAAGAGCGTCCGCCGACACAGCGCAACAAGGTGCCATCGCCGATCGGTGTCCCCGGCACACCAGGTGTGCCGCCGGGTGGAATGACGCCGCCCGAACCGCCGAGCCCGCCGATCGCTCCGCAGCCGAAACAATAA
- a CDS encoding glutamate racemase produces the protein MSANTIAVFDSGIGGLTVVRELFALLPHERIVYFGDTARVPYGSRSPEIIRRYAREDTELLLQHNPSLIVVACGTVSSVALDVVQETASGIDVIGMIPAASAEALAATRNGRIGIIGTEATIGSNAYGAEIRANAGSRHIETFSQACPLFVPIAEEGWQDHQAARLIAEEYLAPLNEVGVDTLILGCTHYPVLRSVIQSVMGPNVTLVNPGAASAKIVQSRVTPSGDAPADHVLMVSDIPRKFQSVGERFLGYELPPVRRVVYKEAWVVA, from the coding sequence ATGAGCGCGAACACGATCGCTGTTTTCGATTCCGGTATTGGCGGGCTGACCGTCGTACGCGAGCTCTTCGCTCTGCTGCCGCACGAACGCATCGTGTATTTCGGCGACACGGCACGAGTCCCCTACGGTTCTCGCTCGCCTGAGATCATCCGCCGATACGCCCGCGAGGATACCGAGTTACTCCTGCAGCATAATCCGTCGCTGATCGTCGTTGCCTGCGGCACTGTCAGCTCGGTCGCTCTCGATGTGGTGCAAGAGACCGCTTCGGGTATCGATGTCATCGGGATGATCCCGGCCGCAAGCGCCGAAGCGCTCGCCGCAACTCGCAACGGCCGGATCGGCATCATCGGCACGGAGGCGACGATCGGTTCGAATGCCTATGGCGCCGAGATTCGGGCCAATGCGGGCAGCCGTCACATCGAGACATTTTCGCAAGCCTGCCCGCTCTTCGTCCCGATCGCCGAAGAAGGTTGGCAAGACCATCAAGCGGCGCGGCTCATCGCCGAAGAGTACTTGGCCCCGCTCAACGAGGTCGGCGTCGATACGCTGATCCTCGGTTGCACACATTATCCCGTACTGCGATCGGTGATCCAATCGGTGATGGGACCGAATGTGACGCTCGTCAACCCGGGCGCCGCGAGTGCGAAGATCGTGCAAAGCCGGGTAACACCTTCCGGCGATGCTCCTGCGGACCATGTGCTCATGGTCAGCGACATTCCCCGGAAGTTTCAGAGCGTCGGCGAGCGCTTCCTGGGATACGAGTTGCCTCCGGTTCGCCGCGTAGTCTATAAAGAGGCTTGGGTCGTTGCGTGA
- the floA gene encoding flotillin-like protein FloA (flotillin-like protein involved in membrane lipid rafts), whose translation MNSISGLSIAILIAGFFFLIFVLYMVPLGLWITAVSSGVRVRIFGDLVGMRFRKVPPDLIVRSKITAQKAGIPAEIGRLEAHYMAGGNVAKVVNALISAHKANIDLDFDRAAAIDLAGRDVLEAVKLSVNPKVIETPPVAAVAKNGIQVTAVARVTIRANIERLVGGAGEATILARVGEGIVTTIGSSESHKEVLESPDNISKTVLNKGLDSGTAYEILSIDIADVDIGQNIGAKLQSDQAEAELKIARAKAEERRASAIAYEQEMKAKVQEMRARVVEAEAQIPMAMAEAFRAGRLGVMDYYNMQNVQSDTAMRKAIAESSSPDMGAMGGTTTTGNA comes from the coding sequence ATGAATTCCATCAGCGGGCTGTCGATCGCGATCCTCATCGCAGGCTTCTTTTTTCTGATTTTTGTCCTGTATATGGTGCCGCTCGGCCTGTGGATCACAGCGGTTTCCTCCGGTGTGCGTGTGCGCATCTTCGGTGACCTCGTCGGCATGCGTTTTCGCAAAGTGCCGCCGGATCTGATCGTCCGCTCCAAGATCACCGCGCAGAAGGCAGGCATCCCGGCCGAGATCGGTCGGCTGGAAGCTCACTACATGGCCGGTGGCAATGTCGCAAAGGTCGTCAATGCGCTCATTAGTGCGCACAAAGCGAACATCGATCTTGACTTTGACCGCGCCGCTGCGATCGACCTCGCCGGTCGCGACGTACTCGAAGCCGTGAAGCTTTCGGTAAATCCAAAGGTGATCGAGACGCCCCCGGTTGCAGCAGTCGCGAAGAACGGCATTCAGGTGACCGCCGTCGCTCGCGTGACCATTCGCGCCAACATCGAGCGACTCGTCGGCGGCGCAGGCGAAGCGACCATCCTCGCACGCGTAGGCGAAGGCATCGTCACTACGATCGGTTCGAGCGAATCGCACAAGGAAGTACTCGAAAGCCCGGACAATATTTCCAAAACCGTGCTTAACAAGGGGCTCGATTCCGGCACGGCATACGAGATCCTCTCGATCGATATTGCCGACGTGGATATCGGACAAAACATCGGCGCAAAACTTCAGAGCGACCAGGCCGAAGCCGAGCTCAAGATCGCCCGTGCAAAGGCAGAAGAGCGTCGCGCTAGCGCGATTGCCTACGAGCAGGAAATGAAAGCCAAAGTTCAGGAAATGCGTGCTCGCGTCGTCGAGGCGGAAGCGCAAATCCCGATGGCGATGGCCGAAGCCTTCCGCGCCGGTCGACTTGGCGTGATGGACTATTACAATATGCAGAACGTCCAGTCCGACACCGCCATGCGCAAGGCGATCGCCGAAAGTTCGTCACCCGACATGGGCGCCATGGGCGGGACAACGACGACAGGGAATGCATAA
- the glmM gene encoding phosphoglucosamine mutase → MLIRSISGLRGITDAPDGLTNETIIAYASSFATMLGNAGTVALGFDGRLGGKRIYELVAETLTVCGCDVILLGMVPTPTVMFAVEKNEGVRGGIAVTASHNPQEWNGMKFIASTGLFLDKAENETLWSILDNRSWKSDATRGTMRDGSDVVEAHIAAVLAMPSLALDAIASRKLRVVLDTVNASGSFIQQELISRLGAAEVIGVATDGSGRFPHTPEPIPQNLTTLCSAVVEHGADIGIAIDPDADRCVLITEQGEPFIEENTIVLAVEEVLSAAPAGQHVVVNLSTTRAVEDIAAKFGATVHRTPVGEINVAKKMREVGAIIGGEGSGGVIYPDVHTGRDSLVAVALALSNLARSGMTLSQKRSALPQYEIVKAKITLASQSDALPVIARIKAAMAPNATGINEEDGLRMEFGNTWLHVRASNTEPIMRIIAEAPTKAEAEALIARAQAA, encoded by the coding sequence GTGCTCATCCGCTCTATATCCGGCCTTCGAGGCATTACCGACGCTCCTGACGGACTCACCAACGAGACGATCATCGCCTATGCATCGTCGTTCGCGACCATGCTCGGCAATGCCGGCACTGTTGCGCTTGGCTTCGATGGCAGGCTCGGCGGCAAGCGCATCTACGAGTTGGTTGCCGAAACGCTGACCGTTTGCGGATGCGATGTCATTCTCCTCGGTATGGTCCCGACGCCGACCGTGATGTTCGCCGTCGAAAAGAACGAGGGCGTTCGCGGAGGCATCGCAGTCACCGCCAGCCACAATCCGCAAGAGTGGAATGGCATGAAGTTCATCGCCTCAACGGGGCTGTTCCTCGACAAAGCAGAGAACGAAACGCTGTGGTCGATCCTCGATAACCGCTCGTGGAAGAGCGATGCAACGCGCGGCACAATGCGAGACGGATCGGATGTCGTCGAGGCGCATATCGCAGCAGTGCTTGCGATGCCATCGCTTGCTCTGGATGCCATCGCAAGTAGAAAGCTTCGAGTCGTGCTTGATACCGTCAATGCAAGCGGCTCGTTCATTCAACAAGAATTGATCTCAAGACTTGGCGCTGCCGAAGTAATCGGTGTTGCGACCGACGGCTCAGGCCGCTTCCCGCATACACCGGAGCCAATCCCGCAAAATCTGACCACGCTCTGCAGCGCCGTTGTCGAGCATGGCGCGGATATCGGAATCGCGATCGACCCCGATGCCGACCGCTGCGTGCTCATCACCGAACAAGGTGAGCCGTTCATCGAAGAGAACACCATCGTACTCGCTGTCGAAGAAGTCTTGTCCGCCGCACCCGCAGGTCAGCACGTTGTGGTAAACCTCTCAACGACACGCGCAGTCGAAGACATTGCCGCGAAGTTCGGCGCTACGGTCCACCGCACACCCGTCGGTGAGATCAACGTGGCGAAGAAAATGCGCGAGGTCGGCGCCATCATTGGCGGCGAAGGTTCTGGCGGCGTTATCTACCCGGATGTTCACACCGGCCGTGACTCGCTCGTGGCCGTTGCGCTCGCACTGAGCAATCTGGCCCGCAGCGGGATGACGCTTTCTCAGAAACGCTCCGCACTGCCGCAGTATGAGATCGTCAAAGCGAAAATCACGCTTGCAAGCCAATCTGACGCCCTGCCTGTGATCGCTCGCATCAAAGCCGCAATGGCCCCGAACGCCACCGGCATCAACGAAGAAGACGGCCTGCGTATGGAGTTCGGCAACACCTGGCTCCACGTGCGCGCCTCCAACACCGAGCCGATCATGCGCATCATCGCCGAGGCCCCGACCAAGGCGGAGGCCGAGGCACTTATAGCGCGGGCTCAGGCGGCCTGA